The proteins below are encoded in one region of Effusibacillus dendaii:
- a CDS encoding ABC transporter ATP-binding protein — protein MLKVNHLSVHYGGMQALSGVSLQVAEGEIVSIVGSNGAGKSTLINAISGMRNLTSGTVEFQGKDITAVPAHERVGLGIAQVPEGRRLFPLMTVKDNLLLGSTIPEAKKHRRETLEEIYQLLPRLKERENQIAKTLSGGEQQMVAIGRALMSRPKLLMFDEPSLGLSPLLVKQLFQLIRQISKRGITIMLVEQNVKQTLQIVDRSYVLENGSISLEGPGTDLLNNEHVKKAFLGM, from the coding sequence ATGCTTAAAGTCAACCATTTATCTGTGCACTACGGCGGCATGCAAGCATTGAGCGGAGTCAGCTTGCAAGTTGCCGAAGGAGAAATTGTTAGCATCGTCGGAAGTAATGGCGCCGGAAAATCAACGCTGATTAACGCGATTTCCGGAATGCGGAATTTAACGAGTGGAACCGTTGAATTTCAGGGCAAGGATATTACCGCTGTTCCGGCGCATGAGCGAGTGGGCCTTGGAATTGCCCAGGTTCCGGAAGGAAGGCGTTTGTTCCCGCTGATGACGGTAAAGGATAATCTTCTGCTGGGATCTACCATTCCGGAAGCGAAAAAGCACCGCCGGGAAACATTGGAGGAAATCTATCAACTGCTTCCGCGCCTGAAAGAAAGAGAGAACCAGATTGCTAAAACTTTAAGCGGCGGTGAACAACAGATGGTCGCAATCGGACGCGCCCTCATGAGCCGGCCGAAACTGTTGATGTTTGACGAACCTTCGCTTGGCCTGTCACCTTTGCTGGTGAAGCAGCTTTTTCAATTGATCCGGCAAATCAGCAAGCGCGGAATCACCATTATGCTTGTCGAGCAAAACGTGAAACAGACACTGCAAATCGTGGATCGTTCCTATGTATTGGAAAATGGATCGATCTCACTGGAAGGGCCGGGAACGGATCTGCTCAACAA
- a CDS encoding ABC transporter ATP-binding protein — translation MSALLQIKDLNKKFGGLTVTKNLTLSVHEGQIYGVIGPNGAGKSTLFNQISGYIKPDSGSIVYNGKEITGKQPYDLCHEGIGRTFQIVKPFGNKSVLYNVAVGAFARTNNRKAALEKAEEVVEKVGLGRNKDVLAKNLTIVDRKRLEIAKALATGPKLLLLDEVLAGLTPSEVDDAVKLIREIRQSGVTILMIEHVMRAVMQLCERVLVISYGEQIAEGTPQEVTQDPVVIEAYLGGEVHA, via the coding sequence ATGAGCGCACTCTTACAAATCAAAGATCTCAATAAAAAATTCGGTGGACTGACCGTAACAAAAAATTTGACTCTTTCCGTTCACGAGGGGCAGATTTACGGAGTTATCGGTCCAAATGGCGCCGGCAAATCGACGCTTTTTAACCAAATTTCCGGTTATATTAAGCCGGATAGCGGCTCGATCGTATACAACGGAAAAGAAATCACAGGCAAGCAGCCGTACGATCTTTGTCATGAAGGGATCGGCAGAACGTTTCAGATTGTAAAACCGTTTGGCAACAAGTCGGTCCTTTACAATGTGGCTGTCGGAGCGTTCGCAAGAACCAATAACCGCAAAGCCGCTTTGGAGAAAGCGGAAGAGGTCGTAGAGAAAGTAGGGCTTGGAAGAAATAAAGATGTTCTTGCAAAAAATCTTACGATTGTGGATCGAAAGCGTCTCGAGATTGCCAAAGCACTCGCTACCGGGCCAAAGTTGCTGTTATTGGATGAAGTGCTTGCCGGACTTACTCCGAGTGAGGTCGATGATGCAGTCAAACTGATTCGGGAAATTCGTCAATCCGGCGTAACCATTTTAATGATTGAGCATGTCATGCGAGCCGTTATGCAGCTTTGCGAACGTGTTTTGGTTATCTCTTACGGTGAACAGATTGCGGAAGGAACCCCGCAAGAAGTAACCCAGGATCCGGTTGTAATCGAAGCATATCTTGGGGGTGAAGTTCATGCTTAA
- a CDS encoding branched-chain amino acid ABC transporter permease: MKKSIPLLVAAIVFLILPAFVTDDYILLACINILLFAYLATAWNIVGGFAGQLSFGHSAFMAIGGYVSSLLFIHAGLTPWIGMLIGGIISAIVAVLIGIPTFKLKGAYYAIATIAFSGGLLTILNTVKHIGKIDLGASEGIVIPYKSDATFLDFQFVDKLPYYYIIFVFLAVILLVAWYIDRSKLGFYLTALREDEEAAKALGINTARVKLYAAAISGFFTGIGGTFFGQLTMYLLPDTVAGPGLSSQMVFLSIVGGIGTVFGPFVGSIFLTTIGEITRVTLGDTIPGLHLVIYGIIVAFVILFYPKGIAEPLQNLLLKGKERKGFDERTLTNQRSQ; this comes from the coding sequence ATGAAAAAATCGATACCTCTGCTCGTTGCCGCAATTGTGTTTCTTATTTTACCAGCCTTTGTTACAGATGATTATATTTTACTCGCTTGCATCAACATTCTATTATTCGCCTATCTGGCGACTGCTTGGAACATTGTCGGCGGTTTCGCGGGACAATTAAGTTTTGGCCACTCTGCCTTTATGGCAATAGGCGGATATGTTTCTTCCCTCCTTTTTATTCATGCCGGACTGACTCCGTGGATAGGAATGCTTATAGGTGGAATCATCAGCGCGATTGTTGCCGTCCTGATCGGGATTCCTACCTTTAAACTAAAAGGAGCCTATTATGCAATTGCGACCATTGCGTTTTCGGGCGGATTGCTTACCATCCTGAATACTGTAAAGCATATAGGAAAAATCGATCTGGGCGCCTCAGAGGGAATTGTCATTCCATATAAAAGCGATGCCACATTCCTTGATTTTCAATTTGTAGACAAATTACCCTATTACTATATTATTTTTGTGTTTTTGGCGGTTATTCTGCTTGTTGCCTGGTACATTGACCGCTCCAAACTCGGTTTCTATCTGACCGCCTTGCGCGAAGACGAAGAAGCTGCAAAAGCCCTCGGTATTAACACAGCTCGTGTAAAGCTTTATGCAGCGGCGATCTCCGGCTTTTTTACAGGTATCGGGGGCACATTCTTCGGTCAACTCACGATGTATCTTCTGCCTGATACGGTAGCGGGCCCCGGCCTGTCGTCACAAATGGTTTTCTTAAGCATTGTAGGCGGAATCGGCACCGTTTTTGGACCGTTCGTGGGTTCGATTTTCCTTACCACAATTGGAGAGATTACGCGTGTGACGCTAGGAGACACCATTCCAGGACTTCATCTCGTAATTTACGGGATCATCGTAGCATTTGTAATTCTGTTTTATCCGAAAGGAATTGCGGAACCGTTGCAAAATCTTCTGTTAAAGGGGAAGGAGCGGAAGGGATTCGATGAGCGCACTCTTACAAATCAAAGATCTCAATAA